The following are encoded together in the Phragmites australis chromosome 19, lpPhrAust1.1, whole genome shotgun sequence genome:
- the LOC133899961 gene encoding arginine-specific demethylase JMJ22: protein MPSAFHSLLLPLKRKRKSKHRRSRIHPKGNEPSKPINHLPVGAAAGDPSFHLKSSTSASAATGGCIVQPLGNLLLSASPRANLRDAGLGALRPLPDDLLLDVLGLLPARDLAALSAASKALCVVASHDPLWRTLVLDELGGGFDFAGSWRATYIAAASGGRGHLPPRVLQIKGFYSDYLFQSWLCANMEMRPEWLARDNIERRRGMSVEQFVAEFEEPNRPVLLEGCLESWPALQKWTREYLLEVSAGKEFAVGPVSMTLDRYFRYADNVQEERPLYLFDAKFAEKVPEMGRDYEVPVYFREDLFSVLGEERPDHRWVIIGPAGSGSSFHVDPNSTSAWNAIIKGAKKWVMFPPEVVPPGVHPSVDGAEVTSPVSIMEWFMNFYGACKTWEKRPIECVCRAGEVVFVPNGWWHLVINLEESIAITQNYVSRRNLLNVLDFLKRPNASELVSGTKDRVNLHDKFRDSINTTYPGMINQLELEAQQKAAARKKKASFWDSAVDANTGGFKFSF, encoded by the exons ATGCCGAGCGCCTTCcactccctcctcctccccctcaaACGGAAGCGTAAATCCAAGCACCGCCGGAGCCGCATTCACCCAAAGGGGAACGAGCCAAGCAAACCCATTAACCACCTCCCCGtgggtgccgccgccggagacccGTCCTTCCACCTGAAGAGCTCAACTTCGGCCTCCGCCGCGACCGGCGGCTGTATCGTCCAGCCGCTCGGCAACCTCCTCCTCTCCGCCTCCCCGCGGGCCAACCTCCGCGACGCGGGCCTCGGCGCGCTCCGCCCGCTCCCGGacgacctcctcctcgacgtccTGGGTCTCCTCCCTGCGCGGGACCTCGCCGCGCTATCGGCCGCGTCCAAGGCCCTCTGCGTCGTCGCCTCCCACGACCCGCTCTGGCGCACCCTCGTCCTCGATGAGCTCGGCGGCGGTTTCGACTTCGCCGGGTCATGGCGCGCCACCTacatcgccgccgcctctggaGGCCGGGGCCACCTCCCCCCGCGCGTTCTTCAGATCAAGGGCTTCTACTCCGACTACCTCTTCCAGAGCTGGCTCTGCGCCAACATGGAGATGCGGCCCGAGTGGCTGGCCCGGGACAACATCGAGCGCCGACGCGGCATGTCCGTGGAGCAGTTCGTGGCCGAATTTGAGGAGCCCAACAGGCCAGTGCTGCTGGAGGGGTGCCTCGAGAGCTGGCCGGCATTGCAGAAATGGACCAGGGAGTATCTGCTGGAAGTCTCTGCCGGGAAGGAGTTTGCTGTCGGGCCGGTGAGCATGACACTGGATAGGTACTTCCGGTATGCCGACAATGTGCAGGAGGAGAGGCCATTGTACCTCTTTGATGCAAAGTTTGCCGAGAAGGTTCCAGAGATGGGGAGGGACTACGAGGTGCCGGTGTACTTCAGGGAGGACCTCTTTAGTGTTCTTGGGGAGGAGAGGCCGGATCACCGGTGGGTTATCATTGGACCAGCCGGGTCGGGATCATCGTTCCATGTGGATCCTAACTCAACATCGGCATGGAATGCTATCATCAAGGGGGCCAAGAAGTGGGTGATGTTCCCACCCGAGGTTGTGCCACCAGGCGTCCACCCGAGCGTGGATGGAGCAGAGGTCACTAGCCCTGTTTCTATCATGGAGTGGTTCATGAACTTCTATGGGGCTTGTAAGACCTGGGAGAAGAGACCCATCGAGTGCGTCTGCAGGGCTGGGGAGGTTGTTTTTGTGCCTAATGGATGGTGGCATTTGGTGATCAATCTTGAGGAGTCCATTGCCATTACCCAGAATTATGTGAGCAG GAGGAATTTGTTGAACGTTCTTGACTTTCTCAAGAGGCCCAACGCAAGCGAGCTTGTCTCAGGAACCAAGGACAGGGTGAACCTGCATGACAAGTTCCGTGATTCCATAAACACAACTTACCCCGGCATGATCAATCAGCTTGAACTTGAGGCGCAGCAGAAGGCCGCTGCTCGGAAGAAGAAAGCATCGTTCTGGGATTCTGCTGTCGACGCCAACACCGGAGGATTCAAGTTCTCTTTCTGA
- the LOC133900720 gene encoding uncharacterized protein LOC133900720, protein MGFSEAVQWWEEWQLRILVLGSLSLQYFLFVAAALRKRRTPSWFRSLTWLAYLGSDALAIFALATLFNRHKQRERASTHRSNDVSLEVLWVPILLLHLGGQDGITAHSIEDNQMWARHVLTAMSQIAIAIYVFRKSWSGGDERLFKATILTFIPGILKCLEKPWALKKASINSMARAFGKRVHEATGVNSLDGYVQAAARCVRDDSDGGEEPSDGEVNDKPYRLFVDLPYSYFVRLQNLKCMVRISKDEVQLRLCSGLSNTFHRLYTKSEVYKGRRGGLLRGVSVILTFSAIWFFHKSDREAYDDTDVKVTFILLWFTAALEYISVALKSYLNCFLNLTGLPQPDQVAQYNLIGHLACNKKRAILTLRLGCLDRFCCMPAAAGESSGSITNLVHDHITHGWRHCITDVATYRSFNDNRGQWTLAREGCGNLETRLQRPFDESVLVWHLATDFCFHQASRWPPEAARHCRVMSNYMAYLLFVNPEMLMPGARHGLIKAACNEIMDLLKMHQLRNPPESMNNTAPPVEADAELAKKIFRTLENSADSRFAHDALALAKGLMGISDRGEGETKMWKVIQGAWVEMLCFSAARCRGYLHAKSLGNGGEYLSYVWLLLWYMGMETLAERMQRTELHENGDMGVSPIQSAQENDRARSFLLPIFTTTTNWR, encoded by the exons ATGGGTTTCTCAGAAGCAGTGCAATGGTGGGAGGAGTGGCAGCTGCGCATCCTTGTCTTGGGAAGCCTCTCCCTCCAGTACTTCCTCTTCGTCGCCGCAGCCTTGCGCAAGCGCCGTACTCCATCGTGGTTCAGGTCTTTAACTTGGCTGGCCTACCTAGGGAGTGATGCTCTGGCGATATTCGCCCTCGCCACCCTCTTCAACCGCCACAAGCAGCGGGAACGGGCGTCCACACACCGCAGCAACGACGTGAGTCTCGAGGTGTTATGGGTGCCCATCCTCTTGCTGCACCTTGGCGGGCAAGACGGCATAACTGCTCACTCCATCGAGGACAATCAGATGTGGGCGCGCCATGTTCTAACTGCGATGTCTCAG ATCGCCATAGCCATCTATGTGTTTCGCAAGTCATGGTCAGGCGGGGACGAGAGACTGTTTAAAGCAACAATCTTGACCTTCATCCCCGGGATTCTCAAGTGCTTGGAGAAGCCATGGGCCCTCAAGAAGGCTAGCATCAACAGCATGGCGAGAGCTTTTGGTAAAAGGGTCCACGAAGCGACTGGCGTCAATTCGCTCGACGGATACGTGCAAGCTGCAGCGCGTTGCGTCCGAGACGACAGCGACGGTGGCGAGGAACCATCTGATGGCGAAGTGAATGATAAGCCCTACAGACTCTTCGTGGACCTGCCGTACTCGTATTTTGTTCGGCTTCAGAACCTAAAATGCATGGTGCGAATTAGCAAAGACGAGGTGCAACTCCGGCTGTGCTCGGGGCTCTCCAACACGTTCCATCGTCTCTACACCAAGAGCGAGGTGTACAAAGGTCGCAGAGGTGGTCTGCTACGGGGCGTGTCCGTGATCCTGACCTTCTCGGCCATCTGGTTCTTCCACAAGAGTGACCGGGAAGCCTACGACGACACCGACGTCAAGGTCACGTTCATCTTGCTGTGGTTCACCGCCGCCCTGGAGTACATCTCAGTCGCCTTGAAGTCATATTTGAACTGTTTCCTGAACCTGACTGGGCTCCCACAGCCTGACCAAGTTGCCCAGTACAACCTCATAGGGCACCTGGCCTGCAACAAGAAGCGCGCTATACTTACGCTCCGGCTGGGCTGCCTCGACCGATTCTGCTGcatgccggcggcggcgggcgagtCTTCCGGCAGCATCACCAACCTCGTCCACGACCACATCACACACGGGTGGAGGCACTGCATCACAGACGTGGCCACGTACCGCAGCTTCAACGACAACCGTGGCCAGTGGACACTCGCGCGCGAGGGGTGCGGCAACCTGGAGACGAGACTACAGAGGCCGTTCGACGAGAGCGTCCTCGTGTGGCACCTCGCTACGGATTTCTGCTTCCACCAGGCGTCTCGGTGGCCTCCAGAAGCCGCCCGCCACTGCAGGGTGATGTCCAACTACATGGCGTATCTGCTGTTCGTTAACCCGGAGATGTTGATGCCAGGCGCTAGGCACGGCCTCATCAAGGCTGCCTGCAACGAGATCATGGACCTGCTCAAGATGCATCAGCTACGCAATCCACCGGAGTCCATGAACAACACGGCACCACCGGTGGAGGCCGATGCAGAGCTCGCGAAGAAGATATTCAGGACACTGGAGAACAGTGCTGATTCACGTTTCGCTCACGACGCCTTGGCGCTCGCCAAAGGGCTCATGGGCATAAGCGacaggggggagggggagacGAAGATGTGGAAGGTGATCCAGGGCGCGTGGGTGGAGATGCTCTGCTTCTCTGCCGCCAGGTGCAGAGGGTACCTGCACGCCAAGAGCTTGGGCAATGGCGGCGAGTACCTCTCCTACGTCTGGCTCCTCCTGTGGTACATGGGGATGGAGACCTTGGCGGAGAGGATGCAAAGGACGGAGCTGCATGAGAATGGAGACATGGGCGTCTCTCCAATACAATCGGCGCAAGAAAATGACAGAGCGCGCTCATTCCTCCTCCCCATCTTCACCACTACGACCAATTGGCGCTGA